ATTACCCAAAACAAAGTTGAAAGCCTtctaaactattaaaaaaaccTAGCAAGGCCCCTGCTCTCTTCAACTAGAAAGCCCAgcccaaatacaaaaaaatctGATCTCCCTGCTCCAACCCCCTCGCATCCTCTTCTCCCTTCGCTCAAACCCCATCGCATCCTCTTCTCCCTTCGCTCAAACcccctcgctctcctcctcctcctccgcggcgGCAACCGATGAGCTAGGGTTCCGGCGGTCGGAGTTCGGCCGCGAGGATCTCGCGGGGACCGTCGCCGGAGGAGTAAGCGCCAAACGTCGAGGCGACGACGGTGGTGGGGAAGCAGGAGTCCGGCGACCTGGTTGTGCTCGCGGCGGCGTCGAAGGCGTGGAAGGGGTAGACGGAGAAGAAGGTGATGGTATGGATTTAGGGTCGTACTTTGGATCTTTGCTGTAAAAGCCCTTGTTAATCGCGTAGAAGTACATGTTTTGGTTGTGTGGAAATTTGAAAGTACATATTTTCTAGATTTCGTGATGCAAAAGCATGCCCCTGCTAAGTGCTAACTACAATGCAATGTTCTATTTTTTAATCACCACCTTTTCTTTTGACATCTTATGATGTTTCCTGCATTAGATTGCATAGAAGCATGCCTTGATAACTACAATGTGGTGTTCTGTTTTACGATCACTGCGTTCTGATGATCCTGTGGTATTAGTAATCCTATGTTACTGATCGGCTTGCATGCTGAATGAATGAAATGTATTAATCTGAAAAGATTACTCTAGGATGTTGTTAATCCAGGTAGGATAGTGCGAAGCAAACGCCCCCGAGTGATGCTTTCTGTGTTACAGATAGTATATGTGGCAATGGATTTTATTAGTACTTTCTAGTTCCTGGCACATTTTGAGTTTGGTCCACTTGTTCATATGAATTAGGAAAGACGCTCTTAGGAGGCTATTGATTCGTTGTTTCCTTTCACTCCTGTTAGTAGATTTTCAGTGTTACTTGTTGGTCTTTTGGGCTTGGAACACATGGGGTTCTGTTCTTACTTCACATTTGCATGAACTAGGAAGCATGCTCTTAAAGGGCCAATGGatccttaatatttttttaatgcattttGTGCactagttgctagttatttaaGCCATAAACATAAATATGATGCTAATGGACATACGCACTAGGCATTAACACAATTAATTTACTTTTAATTGAACACCTTCATATACGCTAGAGAATCAGAGTCTTATTTGTGCAATTCCTTTTAATTGTACCTTGCACTCGAAATTGGTGTTCTCACTCTCCAAATGCAAAGCTACTTGATCCATTTTCACATATATTAGATGAAGAAAAATGGATTATCATATggatatcatatataataaattacactAACATCCCCAATTCGCCATTAGTGCCTAAGGCTAACTGATGATGGTAATGCAAAGCTACTTGATCACACATGCTAATATATTTGACTGTGAAATCATACCCTTCATCCAAAAAAGAGTCCTTCAGAGATCCTCCAGGTTTCTTTAGAATTTGGATGGCCTCCAAATTAGTGCTCCCCTGATACCAGCAAGAAAAACATGAATAgatattaaaaagaataaatgaaaCTTGCTAAAAGGAAATCACGGCTGGTTGATCAAATTAGCAATTACCAATATCAAAGGAAAGAAGGcacaaaattttatgtttagatGCAATTGATCACAGATAAATCTATATAGTATCTAATTAGTAAAAGCAAAATAACCATTTTACACTACATACAAGTCACATGGCAATTTATATTCCTACTTATCTCCTCGAAAGTTGAGGTCTTGTGAGTACAGAACAGACACTTTGTCTACGAAAAAACAGCATACAATAATGAGCAACTTGAAAAACAAACGTTAGTTCAATTAATGACAGCTCATATATCGTTAATAACCAATCCATGTAAACAGCAGTACATATGTATTTTGCATACACATACACAAATTACACATATGTACTTACATACTAGATATGAAGTGTAGTACCTTAAGCCTCAAAACAGCATCAACAGCAAGTTTAGCAAAGTACTCCTTGTCCTGGGAAAGTATTTTCGAACTCAAAGTTGTCATAGCAATGTTCATCAGATCGGATTTGAATTTCTCTGAAATCAAAGTAGGATATTCAAAAAGACATAAACGATTTAAGTAGGTAAAGGAATCATGATTGCTGGTTACTCTCTGATTCTTCTACTAACAACTTAGTCCCGTTATATAGTACCCGTGCCTTGGATTTTTTAGTGCGCGGAAATGATCTATTTCAGTGTGCGCGGAAATGATCTACTTCAATTCTCTTTTGTTGTATTTTCCTCTGTTCTTAGCAATTTTTGGTGCTAAATAGGGTTCTAGTGCTTGCAGCTACAATGCTTCGCAGATAGGTGGATGTATGGCTCACGCGTTATTATGcctcttaattttcttaaatttaattttctttcttctggAAGGGACTACTATGGAACCATCAATTTCATTGGTATTTCACCCAGGAACTTTTCTCCATGATTTGGCCTTTGACTCTCTCTTTTATagtgatttgaattttttttatactttttgttATTCAGCAGTATATGAAAGTGGAATTTGggaaagtaaatatttaatgtGTGATTTGTTTGTTTGCTTAGAAATTTTATGATCGAATGCTTAGGATTATGACTGCTTTTGTGAATAATGCAGTCATAATCCTAGTTCTTGATTGCATAGGAGCAAGACTGTACAAGTCAATTGTCTTTAAAGAAAATACCTATATGCAAGTTTAATTTTCTGTTGTACAAGCTGATTTTAGGGTTACACTCCTCAATTTCAGTACACATAGCTTCATACTATCTCCTTGATGAATCCAGTAATCTGGTATGATCAACGAACTGATGCATTACCTCGAATAAAATAGGTGcttatatatgcaattaatttctaatttttcgtCTTCTAAATTTGTTTCAGTTGGGTCATAATCTTGAATTATTGTGTGATCGTGTGCTGAAGTATCCTGATCGTGTCAGAAATCTCTACTTCaccttcctcttctttcttcgAGCAGTGACAAAGGTAACTGGTTCTTAATGCAAGAGAATAAGGTTGTTAACTGACATTTAGATGCATAAGAATAGAGGGATAAAAAGGTTTTTAATGCAAGAGAATAAGGTTTTTAATGCGGAGAGAGCAATGACCTCGAAAGTAATGCGCACGTCGCGCAGTATTGGTAAATTCTTTTGTTGGCCTTTGTTAGAGTTCTCCAACAATCTATATATTTGTGCTCATTGTAaggctttatatttaaaatcgaAGTGATAGGCCGATATTATTAGTGTGAAATTATTCAATAATCAGCATGATTCTTTTTTGCTTGTCTTCAAAGTGCATGAAGAGATCTAAAAAAGTAAGGACTAAATGATTTCGTTAAATATTTAACATATCTTCTATCTTAGTGTCTACTACTATTAACTTATGTTATTGTGTTCTTCGGTTACTTTCCTGTAGGGAGTTAGCCTACTACGCACTACTTGTGGAACACCAAACTATGTGGCACCTGAGGTAATCAtcttgaaattatttttatcctttctttttctGAGAAAATTTCTGACTATGTCCTCATCTCATTTGATTCTTAACACTTTGGCATATTGTATGTATCACTAAATGCTAGATTCATCTCCAAATTACTCCTAGTTTTGTGGCATTATGAAGCATTTAAATTAACTTACAAAAGTAACCTTTTTATTCAGtcctttgttaatattttcTGCTTTATGAATAGCTATTCTTGATAGGCATAACAAAGTCCGGTTActcaaaatttctattttgtaTTATTGATTATATGTAAGGCAAGGATTAGAAACCACTCAAAATTTTCAGcatctctttgttcttttgcttcttctttgttcttctcttaatcaaaatctaattaattgcTTTCAGCTCTAACTTAATTGATTTCATGTTTCCATCCATTGTTAAGTGAATTGATATTTTGGGGCaatctcttttgttcttttgaaccataaaatgtaggatattgaaataattatctaatactaaaaaatttatttatttaggttTCAGCATCTAGCGCTCGTAATATTCATCCACAACCTCATTGCCCTTCAggtaaaattaaacttatattaaTTGGATTTCATATTAAAAGATTATTTGACTAATCTTTTATTAACTTTAGTATTGTTTAATTTGTAGGTTCAACATCTTAATTGCCGAGCTCACTACGACTGGATCTGATATGATATTATTAGCTTTTGTTTTCATTTCTCCTTCTCTTGGGTTGAAAAGTTAGAAATTATTGGTACTGTGATTTAGTGACTAAATACTCGCTTAAAGATATATGGATAATACCTTGAGACATTTTGGTATTAATTAGTGTAACTacaaaactttttttatatgctttctttGTTAATGTAAATCAAGGCGAATAAAATTAAAGGTATGCTTAATGATAATCATCGTTGAGtggtattatattttaaaaagtgtgATGCATCAAGAAAAATTTggatatttaaagaaaatgggACAGTTGTAAAGTGTcgctgaaattaaaaaaagtgttgctagaatattattttgcATCACTTTTATGTGCTGCTAAAAGCTTAAATAAGTGTCGGTAtattagtagcactctttttaatttataccgacactcttaaaaagtgtcactatatacctagcgacgccacatatagcaacactttttaaaaatgtcggtaatttagccagcagcacttttattgatctataccgacatttaaaagtgtcgctatatcccgtttttgttgtagtgggtGAGGATCGGCATACTTGTGGACATTGCCGAGTGCACAACGGGGATCGAGCAGCGGTGGAGGCGAGGAGGGTAGAGAGGCTGCTCCAAGGGTttgaggaggagaaagaggatCGAAGGGGGAGCGATGCGAGCTCAGATCTCTTCGAGTTGGAAACCCTAATCGCCATTGGAggagtcggaggaggaggatttggggACGAGCTCTCGGTGTACGAGACCACAACGACAAAGCGCGGTACGAATCATGCCATCGCCCACCACGGTctcattttataaataatttttcaaaatttttttaaaaaatgacacAATTGGAGGATTTGGGTTAAAAATAGCGAAATCAAATAGGAAAATTTGGAaggttaaaaaaagagaaattagtAGTTTCGATCGGTGACTTAATACATACTAACCCCTCTTTTATCTGTAAATTACTGGTTTGGCTTGGTTTGGTCTAAGTTTGTAATAAAAAGTTGTTGATAACTTCAGTTTTAgtataatttgtattttaggtgtattttttaatttttgtttggaATCTTCTCATTAATCTTAGGCtatatgttttttaaattttgagttaatACAGTATGAGATCGATCGCATCCTCAAGAAGGTCCAAGAGGGCATCGAGGTTTCGATAGCATCCGAAACAATGTACTATCCATGAAATCGCCGTAATTTGGCGGTTTTGTGATCTTTCTACTAGATTTTCTTAATGAGTTtggtgaattatttttttttggttgggttTACGATACTGAGAATGTGAATCAAAATGAGAAATTTGAGGCCGATTTGAAGAAAGAGATCAAGAAGCTGCAGCAGTATCCAGATTAGATTAAGACACGAATTCAATCGGACGAGATAAAGGATAAAAATGTGAGAGATTATATTTATGATCTAATTGATTCTATAAGTGTTGGAAAatctttttgatcttttattacaatattctttaaaaaccaattcgaaagtttaattacaagtttcgaaaaatttcgagaaagaaattaaataacaaatactattaagaaaaggtttagataaggcttgtggatcgaggcgtgcagagtactgtcctagaagcaaaattgtccctccacgtgcgaggctttcCGGCAATTACTTCTaacgatacaacgaccacgttccaccctgtcggcacgcttccaaggtggcgcaagatgaactcaacaagcttcagatccagcaaaagAAAACTCGGCGAAAATCGAAAACTTGGCGGAAAGCAGGAAAAGACGAGAGGGTTTAGGTATGCTCTGGTTCTTATTCAACTCGTGCAACCTCGCCCAATATTTATAATCATGGCGAGAATCTTGCTCCAACGTGTCAAATCCGggtagaacaagataagcctaagattatacggaaaagaattaggattaggattaggataaagataaagataaggattaaaataaagataaaatcgaaaaataaaaataaaataaaacggaTGTATGGACCGCGCGCGCCCCACCCGGCTCGGCTCgtgctcgtgccgtgcgtgtgtttaaacgagagcattactctcattttcttcaaagcaactagcttgagaataaaggaatatataaaaACCACAAACACCCTTTTAATTTCTAATGTGGGACTAATCAT
Above is a window of Ananas comosus cultivar F153 unplaced genomic scaffold, ASM154086v1, whole genome shotgun sequence DNA encoding:
- the LOC109704959 gene encoding uncharacterized protein LOC109704959, with protein sequence MVGPRAARGCALVPAAGRACTLRAGSLQRKQRARPGRYGRVTACARSGLGPRRCVPLSQRAGPTRCAWMRPASAAGRASVVRARACPGPKQAGPAWCTWVRPASAAGWASAQGPCSLQLESPAQIQKNLISLLQPPRILFSLRSNPIASSSPFAQTPSLSSSSSAAATDELGFRRSEFGREDLAGTVAGGVSAKRRGDDGGGEAGVRRPGCARGGVEGVEGVDGEEGDGLHSSISVHIASYYLLDESSNLLGHNLELLCDRVLKYPDRVRNLYFTFLFFLRAVTKGVSLLRTTCGTPNYVAPEVSASSARNIHPQPHCPSVGEDRHTCGHCRVHNGDRAAVEARRVERLLQGFEEEKEDRRGSDASSDLFELETLIAIGGVGGGGFGDELSVYETTTTKREPSSTGEARDRCKGVASS